In one Oryza glaberrima chromosome 2, OglaRS2, whole genome shotgun sequence genomic region, the following are encoded:
- the LOC127761053 gene encoding RING-H2 finger protein ATL80-like — MARMLLEAAASGSVEDSLNSDLVVILAGLLCALICVLGLGLVARCACTRRWARAAGGGTAAGGGGGGAAAANKGVKKEVLRSLPTVTYVSDGGGGEAEECAICLVEFEDGQAVRVLPQCDHRFHAACIDTWLRAHSSCPSCRRVLVAAEMPPGERCGRCGARSGGRGIGALLLNYWKAPACDAEGPELA; from the coding sequence ATGGCGAGAATGCTCCTTGAGGCGGCCGCCTCCGGCTCGGTGGAGGACTCACTCAACTCGGACCTCGTCGTCATCCTCGCCGGGCTGCTCTGCGCGCTCATCTGcgtcctcggcctcggcctcgtcgCCCGGTGCGCGTGCACGCGCCGCTGGGCgcgggccgccggcggcgggacagcggctggcggcggcggcggtggcgccgccgcggcgaacaAGGGCGTCAAGAAGGAGGTGCTGCGGTCGCTCCCGACCGTGACGTACgtctccgacggcggcggcggcgaggcggaggagtgCGCCATCTGCCTCGTGGAGTTCGAGGACGGGCAGGCCGTGCGCGTGCTGCCGCAGTGCGACCACCGCTTCCACGCCGCCTGCATCGACACGTGGCTGCGCGCGCACTCGTCGTGcccgtcgtgccgccgcgtgctcgtcgccgccgagatGCCCCCCGGCGAGCGGTGCGGCCGCTGCGGCGCGcgctccggcggccgcggcatcGGCGCGCTGCTCTTGAATTACTGGAAGGCGCCGGCCTGCGACGCCGAGGGGCCAGAGTTGGCGTAG